Proteins encoded within one genomic window of Bacillus sp. 1NLA3E:
- a CDS encoding aminotransferase family protein, with protein sequence MLKEVKVGKELMELDKKHFLHPTSSISQQQENGPRFIFTEGKGIYLTDISGKKVIDGMSSLWNVNIGHGREEIAQVAQEQMTKLAFTSCFATFSNEPAIRLAAKLASIAPGDLNAVFFTSGGSESNDTAFKLARHYWILKGQPNRQKIISRSKSYHGVAMGATSATGLKPFRDFTNSISPDFYYVEGSSVEALREEIEKEGPETIAAFISEPVQGAGGVNIAPKGYFEEVRKICNEYGILMIADEVITGFGRTGKFFGMEHYGVSPDMMCFAKGVTSGYAQLGGVILSDKIHKDFIEHSRDTLLHGYTYSGHATACSVALKNIEIIERENLVENSRLMGEEMLKGFKFLQDKHQIVGEVRALGLIGGIEIVKNNKTGERFENQISPKLVAEAAKRGLIVRSVTFDQDTLVFAPPLNINKDEINLMIDILDETISAVEQEVLSAF encoded by the coding sequence ATGTTAAAAGAAGTTAAGGTGGGCAAAGAATTAATGGAGTTGGATAAAAAACACTTTTTACATCCGACATCTTCAATTTCGCAACAACAAGAGAACGGCCCTAGGTTTATTTTTACAGAAGGAAAAGGAATTTACCTTACTGATATTTCCGGAAAAAAAGTCATTGATGGGATGTCCTCGCTTTGGAATGTAAATATTGGTCACGGAAGAGAGGAGATTGCACAAGTTGCTCAAGAGCAAATGACGAAGCTCGCGTTTACCTCATGTTTTGCTACTTTCAGCAATGAACCTGCTATTCGTTTAGCAGCTAAGCTTGCCTCGATAGCTCCTGGTGATTTGAATGCCGTTTTCTTTACTTCAGGTGGGTCGGAATCAAATGATACAGCATTTAAACTTGCTCGCCATTATTGGATATTAAAAGGACAGCCTAATCGTCAAAAAATTATCTCTCGTTCCAAGTCCTATCATGGGGTAGCTATGGGAGCTACAAGTGCAACGGGCTTAAAACCCTTCCGTGATTTTACAAATTCCATTTCACCAGACTTTTATTACGTAGAGGGTTCCTCGGTCGAAGCATTACGTGAAGAAATTGAAAAAGAAGGTCCCGAAACGATTGCTGCTTTTATTAGCGAACCCGTTCAAGGAGCAGGTGGCGTGAATATTGCTCCAAAAGGCTATTTTGAGGAAGTAAGAAAAATATGTAATGAATACGGTATTTTAATGATTGCCGATGAAGTCATTACAGGGTTTGGGAGAACTGGGAAATTTTTCGGAATGGAACATTATGGGGTTAGCCCTGATATGATGTGTTTCGCAAAAGGTGTAACTAGTGGATATGCCCAATTAGGAGGGGTAATCCTTTCTGACAAGATTCACAAAGATTTTATTGAACACTCTAGGGATACACTTTTACATGGTTACACATATAGTGGCCATGCGACGGCATGTAGTGTTGCCTTAAAAAATATTGAAATCATTGAACGTGAAAATTTAGTTGAGAATTCCAGACTTATGGGCGAAGAAATGTTAAAGGGTTTTAAATTTCTACAGGACAAACACCAGATTGTTGGAGAGGTAAGAGCTTTAGGTCTGATTGGTGGCATTGAAATTGTCAAAAATAACAAGACTGGAGAAAGGTTTGAAAATCAAATTTCACCGAAACTTGTTGCTGAAGCAGCGAAACGTGGGTTGATTGTTCGATCTGTAACCTTTGATCAAGATACACTTGTATTTGCCCCGCCACTTAATATTAACAAAGATGAAATTAATTTAATGATAGATATATTAGATGAGACAATTTCAGCAGTCGAGCAAGAAGTTTTATCAGCCTTTTAA
- the ald gene encoding alanine dehydrogenase — translation MIIGIPKEIKNNENRVGITPAGVTDFVKNGHEIWIESGAGLGSGFTDQDFTKAGATIVHSAQEAWSQNMVMKVKEPLPSEYQYFREGLILFTYLHLAPEPELTEALVKNKVIAIAYETIQLQNGSLPLLTPMSEVAGRMSVQIGAQYLEKHKGGKGVLLGGVPGVSPAEVAIVGGGIVGTNAAKMAIGLGANVTVLDTNVDRLRQLDDMFQGRLTTQISNSYNIAASVKKADLLIGAVLIPGARAPRIVTEEMIKTMQPGSVVVDVAIDQGGSIETIDHITTHSQPTYEKYGVLHYAVANIPGAVARTSTIALTNVTVPYGVQIANKGYQQAALENKTIASGINVIKGKITYEAVAKAHGYSYIPIEELLTNEIVNV, via the coding sequence ATGATTATTGGGATACCCAAGGAAATTAAAAACAATGAAAATCGTGTCGGAATCACACCAGCTGGGGTAACTGATTTTGTGAAAAATGGTCATGAAATCTGGATTGAATCAGGAGCAGGTTTAGGCAGTGGTTTTACTGATCAAGATTTTACAAAAGCAGGTGCGACGATTGTTCATTCTGCTCAAGAAGCATGGTCGCAAAACATGGTCATGAAAGTGAAAGAGCCGCTTCCTTCAGAATATCAATATTTTCGTGAAGGCTTGATTCTATTTACCTATCTGCATCTTGCTCCGGAACCTGAGTTAACAGAGGCACTTGTTAAGAATAAAGTAATAGCAATCGCTTATGAAACTATTCAACTCCAAAATGGCTCCCTTCCATTATTAACACCAATGAGTGAGGTAGCAGGAAGAATGTCCGTTCAAATAGGGGCACAATATTTAGAAAAACATAAAGGTGGAAAAGGGGTCTTACTTGGAGGCGTACCAGGGGTGTCCCCAGCAGAAGTTGCCATAGTAGGTGGCGGTATAGTTGGAACCAATGCGGCAAAAATGGCAATTGGCTTAGGAGCAAATGTTACGGTTCTAGATACAAATGTTGACAGACTTCGCCAACTAGATGATATGTTCCAAGGAAGACTGACCACTCAGATCTCTAATTCTTATAATATTGCAGCATCCGTTAAAAAAGCAGATTTATTAATTGGCGCTGTTCTGATCCCTGGAGCCCGTGCCCCTAGAATTGTTACAGAAGAAATGATTAAAACCATGCAACCAGGTTCAGTTGTCGTTGATGTTGCAATCGACCAAGGGGGTTCAATCGAGACAATTGATCACATTACCACTCATAGTCAACCCACTTATGAAAAATATGGTGTGCTTCATTATGCGGTAGCAAATATTCCAGGTGCAGTCGCCCGAACATCAACTATCGCATTGACTAATGTTACTGTACCATATGGCGTTCAAATTGCTAACAAAGGCTATCAACAAGCTGCGTTAGAAAATAAGACGATCGCCTCGGGTATTAATGTAATCAAAGGGAAAATAACCTATGAAGCTGTGGCTAAAGCTCATGGCTACTCATACATCCCAATCGAGGAACTTTTAACAAATGAAATTGTTAATGTTTAA
- a CDS encoding amino acid ABC transporter ATP-binding protein — MHEVMVDVTGLHKSFGANDILKGIDFKVYKGEKIVIIGPSGSGKSTLLRCLNFLEIPTAGSVKVEGEFFVEPKKKYNEKHVAKLRTEIGMVFQRFNLFPTMTALQNVMAAQIKIRKKSTEEARKTAERYLRKVGLIDRMNHYPSQLSGGQQQRVAIARALAMEPKVLLFDEATSALDPELVGEVLNVMKELANEGMTMVIVTHEMRFAEDVGDRVIFMDNGVIVEEGHPKQLFHFPKHERTRAFINKVEHPEALAGNYLNEKYSTGIEKRKDIGRIPTYLKEETSNL, encoded by the coding sequence ATGCATGAGGTGATGGTCGATGTTACCGGTTTACACAAATCGTTTGGAGCTAATGACATATTAAAAGGAATCGACTTTAAAGTTTATAAAGGGGAAAAAATCGTTATTATAGGACCATCTGGTTCAGGGAAGTCGACTTTATTGAGATGTCTGAACTTTCTGGAAATACCTACTGCAGGCTCTGTCAAAGTAGAAGGAGAATTCTTCGTAGAGCCTAAGAAAAAGTATAATGAGAAACATGTGGCAAAACTTCGGACAGAAATCGGAATGGTCTTTCAAAGATTTAACCTGTTCCCAACGATGACGGCATTACAGAATGTTATGGCAGCTCAAATAAAAATAAGGAAAAAATCGACAGAAGAAGCTAGAAAAACGGCAGAAAGGTATTTAAGAAAAGTTGGTTTAATTGATAGAATGAATCATTATCCAAGCCAACTATCAGGAGGGCAACAGCAGCGTGTCGCTATTGCTAGGGCGCTGGCGATGGAACCAAAAGTATTACTTTTTGATGAGGCAACCTCTGCACTTGATCCAGAATTAGTTGGGGAAGTATTAAATGTCATGAAAGAACTTGCAAATGAAGGCATGACCATGGTCATTGTGACCCATGAAATGAGATTCGCTGAAGATGTTGGTGACCGTGTCATTTTTATGGATAACGGAGTGATTGTTGAGGAAGGGCATCCAAAGCAGTTGTTTCACTTTCCTAAGCATGAGCGAACAAGAGCATTCATTAATAAGGTAGAGCATCCTGAAGCATTGGCAGGAAACTATTTAAATGAGAAATATTCAACTGGAATAGAAAAAAGAAAAGACATAGGGAGGATCCCGACTTACTTAAAAGAAGAAACTTCCAATCTGTAA
- the cysI gene encoding assimilatory sulfite reductase (NADPH) hemoprotein subunit, giving the protein MVNTKLTAPDGPPSDVEGIKERSNFLRGTLKEVMLDRLSAGIPEDDNRLMKHHGSYLQDNRDLRNERQKQKLEPAYQFMLRVRLPGGVATPNQWLAMDDLAQRNGNGTLKLTTRMTFQMHGILKWNMKNTIQEIHASLMDTIAACGDVNRNVMCNPNPYQSEIHSEVYGWAKKLSDDLLPRTRAYHEIWLDEEKVAGTPEIEDVEPMYGPLYLPRKFKIGITVPPSNDIDVFSQDLGLIAIVENGKLIGFNVAIGGGMGMTHGDKATYPQLAKVIGFCTPEKIYDVAEKVITIQRDYGNRSVRKNARFKYTVDRLGLETVKTELENRLGWRLDEARTFHFDHNGDRYGWVKGVQGKWHLTLFIQGGRIADFDGYKLMTGLREIAKIHTGDFRLTGNQNLIIANVSSQKKKKINELIEKYGLTDGMQYTALRRNSLACVALPTCGLAMAEAERYLPELLEKIEAIVDANGLRDDEITIRMTGCPNGCARPALGEIGFIGKAPGKYNMYLGAAFDGSRLSKMYRENIGEEAILSELNVLFSRFAKERQEGEHFGDFVIRAGIIEATTDGTNFHH; this is encoded by the coding sequence ATGGTGAACACAAAATTAACAGCACCAGACGGCCCACCAAGTGATGTTGAGGGAATAAAAGAAAGAAGTAACTTTTTGCGCGGGACTCTTAAGGAAGTGATGCTGGATCGCCTTAGTGCTGGCATCCCCGAAGACGACAATCGCCTGATGAAACATCACGGTAGCTACCTGCAGGATAATCGCGACCTCCGCAATGAGCGGCAAAAGCAAAAACTAGAACCAGCTTACCAATTCATGTTGCGCGTTCGTCTCCCCGGTGGTGTTGCTACACCCAATCAGTGGCTTGCCATGGATGACCTTGCCCAAAGAAACGGGAATGGTACTTTAAAATTGACAACTAGGATGACGTTTCAAATGCATGGTATTTTAAAATGGAATATGAAAAATACCATTCAGGAAATTCATGCATCCCTTATGGACACAATCGCCGCCTGTGGAGATGTGAATCGAAACGTAATGTGCAACCCGAACCCCTATCAATCTGAAATTCATTCTGAAGTTTATGGTTGGGCGAAAAAATTAAGCGATGATTTACTGCCACGGACAAGGGCCTATCATGAAATTTGGCTAGATGAAGAAAAAGTGGCAGGTACACCAGAAATCGAAGATGTAGAACCAATGTACGGACCGCTTTATTTACCAAGGAAGTTTAAAATTGGTATCACCGTTCCCCCATCGAATGATATAGATGTTTTTTCCCAGGATCTGGGCTTAATTGCGATTGTAGAGAATGGGAAATTAATCGGTTTTAACGTGGCAATTGGCGGCGGTATGGGGATGACGCATGGCGATAAGGCGACCTACCCACAGCTAGCAAAAGTAATCGGCTTTTGCACGCCAGAGAAAATTTATGATGTGGCGGAAAAAGTAATAACGATTCAGCGCGATTACGGGAACCGTTCCGTCCGAAAAAACGCACGTTTTAAGTACACGGTTGATCGACTTGGACTGGAAACGGTCAAAACGGAACTAGAAAACAGACTTGGCTGGAGACTTGATGAAGCTAGGACTTTTCATTTTGACCATAACGGTGACCGATACGGGTGGGTGAAAGGTGTCCAAGGCAAATGGCATTTAACGCTGTTTATCCAAGGGGGCCGTATCGCAGATTTTGATGGTTACAAGCTGATGACCGGCTTGCGAGAAATCGCTAAAATCCATACTGGAGATTTCCGGTTGACGGGAAATCAGAACCTGATTATCGCTAATGTATCAAGTCAGAAAAAGAAAAAAATTAACGAATTAATCGAAAAATACGGTTTAACAGATGGAATGCAATATACAGCACTCCGTCGCAATTCATTGGCATGTGTTGCCCTTCCAACATGCGGATTGGCAATGGCCGAAGCAGAGCGTTATTTGCCTGAACTCCTCGAGAAGATTGAGGCAATTGTCGATGCAAATGGGCTGAGGGATGACGAAATTACCATTCGCATGACGGGCTGTCCAAACGGTTGTGCACGTCCAGCCCTCGGAGAAATCGGTTTTATCGGCAAAGCTCCTGGTAAATACAACATGTACTTAGGGGCGGCTTTTGACGGTAGTCGCTTAAGCAAAATGTATCGAGAGAACATCGGGGAAGAGGCTATTTTAAGTGAATTAAATGTGCTTTTTTCTCGCTTCGCCAAGGAACGGCAGGAAGGCGAACACTTTGGTGATTTTGTCATACGGGCGGGGATTATTGAAGCTACCACCGATGGTACGAATTTTCATCATTAA
- a CDS encoding assimilatory sulfite reductase (NADPH) flavoprotein subunit — protein sequence MQLQVMNSPFNKEQAELLNRLLSTLTESQKIWLSGYLAASQYASTQVTPVASVAEVNTNKIELAISKEVTVLYGSQSGNAHKLAETAGKALAGRGFQVTLSSMSDFKVNHLKKVQNLLIIVSTHGEGDPPDNALSFYEFLLGRRAPKLNHLSYSVLALGDSSYEFFCHTGKEFDTRLDELGGNRLYPRVDCDLDYDKPAAEWIDGVLGSLSEASIDCSAPALVSTELQQADSLYSRTNPYKAEVLENINLNGRGSNKETRHLEISLEGSGLTFEPGDSLGVFPENDPELVNMLLQFMKWNAEEMVTVNKQGDVLPLKEALISSFEITVLTKPLLEKAAELTTNEDLWELILPEHVEKLKSYIKGRDLLDMVRDFGPWNGSSQEFIAILRKIPSRLYSIASSISANPDEVHLTIGTVRYETHGRERKGVCSILTAERLHPGDTLPIYIQHNQNFKLPKNSDTPIIMVGPGTGVAPFRSFIQEREELGAKGKSWLFFGDQHFVTDFLYQTEWQKWVRDGVLTKMDVAFSRDTDEKVYVQHRLLEHSKELFKWLQEGAVVYICGDKKHMAHDVHNTLLTIIEKEGNMSREKAEAYLADLQQQKRYQRDVY from the coding sequence TTGCAACTTCAAGTAATGAACAGTCCTTTTAATAAGGAACAGGCAGAACTACTTAACCGTCTTCTGTCAACACTAACAGAATCACAAAAAATTTGGCTGAGCGGTTATCTGGCAGCTTCTCAATATGCCTCTACTCAGGTAACACCAGTAGCATCGGTGGCAGAAGTTAATACTAATAAAATAGAACTGGCAATTTCTAAAGAAGTCACCGTTCTGTATGGTTCACAGTCTGGTAATGCACATAAGCTTGCGGAGACTGCCGGAAAAGCTTTAGCGGGGCGAGGTTTTCAAGTAACCCTCTCATCCATGAGTGATTTTAAGGTTAACCATTTGAAGAAAGTCCAAAACCTGCTTATTATCGTGAGTACACATGGAGAAGGTGATCCCCCAGACAACGCTCTGTCGTTCTATGAGTTTCTTCTTGGCAGACGGGCACCTAAGCTTAATCATCTGAGCTATTCTGTTTTAGCGCTTGGCGACAGCTCATATGAGTTTTTCTGCCATACAGGGAAAGAATTTGATACTCGATTAGATGAACTCGGAGGGAATAGGCTTTATCCTCGAGTTGATTGTGACCTTGACTATGATAAACCAGCAGCAGAATGGATCGATGGAGTACTTGGTAGCTTAAGTGAGGCATCGATCGATTGTAGTGCACCTGCATTGGTATCAACAGAACTCCAACAGGCTGATTCGCTGTATTCTAGAACAAATCCATATAAAGCCGAAGTGCTTGAAAATATAAATTTGAACGGGCGCGGATCTAATAAAGAAACACGTCATCTTGAAATTTCCCTTGAAGGGTCTGGACTTACCTTTGAACCAGGAGATAGTCTTGGTGTGTTCCCTGAAAACGATCCAGAGCTTGTTAATATGCTTCTTCAGTTTATGAAATGGAATGCGGAAGAAATGGTGACGGTCAATAAACAGGGAGATGTTCTTCCGCTTAAGGAAGCTCTTATTTCTTCCTTTGAAATCACCGTTTTAACCAAGCCACTTTTAGAGAAGGCGGCTGAACTGACAACGAATGAGGATTTATGGGAACTCATATTACCGGAGCATGTAGAAAAATTAAAATCATATATTAAAGGTCGCGATTTGCTTGATATGGTTCGTGACTTTGGACCTTGGAATGGATCGTCACAAGAGTTTATTGCGATTTTGCGAAAAATACCATCCCGCCTTTATTCGATTGCAAGTAGTATCTCAGCAAATCCAGATGAAGTACATTTGACAATTGGGACGGTCCGCTATGAAACACACGGCCGTGAACGAAAAGGAGTCTGCTCCATTTTAACAGCAGAACGTCTCCATCCAGGGGATACACTGCCAATTTATATTCAACATAATCAAAACTTTAAGCTTCCAAAGAACTCAGATACACCGATTATCATGGTTGGACCTGGAACTGGCGTTGCTCCATTCCGCTCTTTCATACAGGAGCGCGAAGAATTAGGTGCAAAAGGGAAATCATGGTTGTTCTTCGGCGACCAGCATTTCGTTACGGATTTCCTTTACCAGACCGAATGGCAAAAGTGGGTAAGAGACGGTGTGCTTACGAAAATGGATGTTGCGTTTTCACGTGACACAGATGAAAAAGTTTATGTGCAGCATCGTTTGCTTGAACACAGCAAGGAATTGTTCAAATGGCTTCAAGAAGGGGCCGTCGTTTACATTTGTGGTGACAAGAAACACATGGCTCATGACGTTCACAATACGTTACTTACGATTATAGAAAAAGAAGGCAATATGAGTCGAGAGAAAGCAGAAGCCTATCTTGCCGACTTACAGCAGCAAAAACGGTATCAACGGGATGTATATTGA
- a CDS encoding substrate-binding periplasmic protein: MKKIVSFIMIVTLISSLLAGCGSSSKTNSSSATAEKKDTLETAKEKGVLVVGASNDAPFAFIDKDTKEFTGIDADIIKEVAKRLGIPKVEMREVKFENLLLELNNHNIDLVTDGMYRKPEREKIVQFTDIWYKQGEALIVPKDSSIKGINDLKDKVVGGQKGVTFLELAQDLEKQGKIGRVDIFGSSADLLLATNTGKIDATMTDGVVAAYSITKDPSLNLKIVTPYKAQATGKIASAARKEDKTLVEAINKELAELKKEGFILKVLKKYGLNEDYYVPTNE; encoded by the coding sequence ATGAAAAAAATAGTTTCATTTATTATGATTGTTACGCTCATTTCATCTCTTCTCGCAGGTTGTGGAAGCAGTAGTAAAACCAATTCTAGCAGTGCAACTGCAGAAAAAAAGGACACTTTGGAAACAGCTAAAGAAAAAGGTGTTTTAGTTGTTGGTGCATCCAATGACGCTCCATTCGCTTTTATTGATAAGGATACCAAGGAATTCACTGGGATTGATGCTGATATTATTAAGGAAGTAGCAAAACGATTAGGAATTCCAAAAGTTGAGATGAGAGAGGTTAAGTTTGAGAATTTATTACTCGAATTAAATAATCATAACATTGACCTTGTTACGGATGGAATGTACAGAAAACCGGAAAGAGAGAAAATCGTTCAGTTCACTGATATTTGGTACAAGCAAGGGGAGGCACTGATTGTCCCAAAAGATTCATCTATTAAGGGAATTAATGATTTAAAAGATAAAGTAGTTGGAGGACAAAAAGGGGTAACATTTTTAGAATTGGCCCAAGATCTAGAAAAGCAAGGTAAAATTGGAAGGGTTGATATTTTTGGATCATCCGCGGATTTACTACTGGCTACTAATACTGGAAAGATCGATGCGACTATGACTGATGGTGTCGTAGCAGCCTATAGCATTACAAAGGATCCATCATTGAATTTAAAAATTGTCACTCCATATAAAGCACAAGCAACAGGTAAAATCGCTTCTGCAGCTCGTAAGGAAGACAAGACACTGGTTGAAGCTATTAACAAGGAATTAGCAGAATTGAAGAAGGAAGGCTTTATTTTAAAAGTATTGAAAAAATATGGCTTAAATGAAGATTACTATGTTCCGACAAATGAATAA
- a CDS encoding amino acid ABC transporter permease — protein sequence MFQLNIINALDFYTAFSDLLPILLEGMWIALKATVSGFALAIVIGVLIALGRISKSKLLNGVLVIVLEIVRGTPLLVQLVYMYYVVPLLLTLLFQIWNPGFQFTISPFLAGMLGLGMNYGCYLSEVIRSSILNVDRGQNEAALALGYTKRQSMWSIIMPQATRSSVPVLGNYLVMMIKDTSLLAFITVNELLLRTQSYASQTFLTIESYSLLALAYLIISLPLAQIIRLLERRLVKHA from the coding sequence GTGTTTCAATTGAACATTATCAATGCTTTAGATTTTTATACGGCATTTTCAGATCTTTTACCCATCCTCTTAGAGGGGATGTGGATTGCTTTAAAAGCAACTGTAAGCGGTTTTGCGTTAGCGATAGTTATTGGTGTTTTAATAGCACTTGGACGGATTTCAAAATCAAAGTTATTAAATGGTGTATTGGTTATTGTATTAGAGATTGTTCGAGGGACCCCATTGCTTGTTCAATTAGTCTATATGTATTATGTTGTCCCACTACTCCTAACATTACTATTTCAAATATGGAACCCTGGTTTTCAATTTACGATTAGTCCATTTCTCGCTGGTATGTTAGGACTAGGAATGAATTACGGCTGTTATTTATCTGAAGTTATTCGATCTTCTATTTTGAATGTAGATAGAGGGCAGAACGAAGCAGCATTAGCTTTAGGCTACACAAAACGTCAATCGATGTGGTCGATTATTATGCCACAAGCCACCAGATCATCTGTTCCTGTTTTGGGTAATTATCTTGTGATGATGATAAAAGATACATCATTGTTAGCGTTTATTACCGTAAATGAGTTGTTATTACGGACACAATCCTATGCTTCGCAAACGTTTTTAACCATTGAGTCTTATTCACTTTTGGCTTTGGCTTACTTAATAATAAGTTTACCATTGGCTCAAATAATTCGTTTATTGGAACGGAGGTTAGTAAAACATGCATGA